From the Malus domestica chromosome 17, GDT2T_hap1 genome, one window contains:
- the LOC103405748 gene encoding tryptophan synthase alpha chain-like, which translates to MATFLRYTSTTGIGFQLKNPQNPFHLHSHSQTRTLSTQKRLVTPMAALSITSPTTNISQTFRKLKDQGKVAFIPYVTAGDPDLSTTAQALKMLDSCGSDLIELGVPYSDPIIDGPVIQASATRSLARGTNFNAIMSMLKEVVPQLSCPIVLFSYLNPILSHGVEKFMHNIMDVGVHGLVVPDAPFEVTKSLRIEAVKNKIELALLTTPTTPTDRMKDIVEASEGFVYLVSSVGVTGVRESVNEQVPTLLREIREATSKPVAVGFGLSKPEHLKKVAEWGADGVIVGSAIVKVLGEAKSPKEGLKELETFIKSLKSALL; encoded by the coding sequence ATGGCTACTTTTCTCAGATATACTAGTACTACTGGTATTGGCTTTCAACTTAAGAATCCTCAAAACCCATTCCATCTCCATTCTCATTCTCAAACACGTACCCTCTCAACCCAAAAAAGACTGGTAACCCCAATGGCTGCTCTTAGCATTACCTCGCCTACCACCAACATCTCACAAACATTTAGAAAACTCAAGGACCAAGGCAAAGTGGCATTTATCCCCTACGTCACCGCCGGCGATCCTGATCTTTCAACCACGGCTCAAGCTTTGAAGATGCTCGATTCTTGCGGATCAGACTTAATCGAATTAGGCGTGCCATACTCGGATCCAATAATAGACGGTCCAGTTATTCAGGCTTCAGCCACACGTTCCTTGGCAAGAGGGACGAATTTCAACGCAATTATGTCAATGTTGAAGGAGGTGGTGCCACAATTGTCTTGTCCAATTGTTCTATTTTCGTACCTCAACCCAATTCTTAGCCATGGTGTTGAAAAGTTCATGCACAACATTATGGACGTTGGGGTACATGGGCTTGTGGTTCCAGACGCTCCATTTGAAGTGACAAAAAGTTTGAGAATCGAAGCTGTGAAAAATAAGATAGAGTTGGCTCTACTAACTACACCAACTACTCCAACAGATCGAATGAAAGACATTGTTGAAGCTTCAGAAGGATTTGTATACCTCGTGAGCTCCGTGGGAGTTACGGGTGTACGTGAATCCGTGAATGAACAAGTTCCAACCCTTTTAAGGGAAATTAGAGAGGCGACAAGCAAACCTGTGGCAGTTGGCTTTGGGCTCTCAAAGCCTGAACACTTAAAGAAAGTAGCCGAGTGGGGAGCTGATGGTGTTATTGTTGGTAGTGCCATTGTGAAGGTGTTGGGTGAAGCTAAATCTCCCAAGGAAGGGTTGAAAGAACTTGAAACCTTCATCAAATCGTTGAAATCTGCATTATTGTAA